Proteins co-encoded in one Paracrocinitomix mangrovi genomic window:
- a CDS encoding mevalonate kinase codes for MEKFTSKVLLFGEYSLLYDSMALTMPFDKFSGQFSYADTAIDAIQAAKSNQGLRKFCTHILDNHTDEQFKLNVQKFKTELDKGLFFESNIPQGFGLGSSGALVAAIFLRYLDKAGDFKDELKVLTKEKIKHLKATLGGLEGYFHGTSSGIDPLSILINEPLLVKSNFEIVPVKVPTYKPEGKHVVFLLNTGLSRNTDKLVGQFKASASTAEFKNKLECQLTPYTNDGINNFLNANTDELYLNLYNLVKFQHGEMNYLIPEKYLDTVSNGLDSGDYFLKICGAGGGGYMLGFTQNWESTQEQLQGEDLEVLYRF; via the coding sequence ATGGAAAAGTTCACCTCCAAAGTTTTGTTGTTTGGAGAGTATAGTTTACTCTACGACAGCATGGCACTAACAATGCCTTTTGACAAGTTTTCAGGGCAATTTAGCTATGCTGATACGGCTATTGATGCAATTCAAGCTGCTAAATCAAATCAGGGACTTAGAAAATTTTGCACGCATATTTTGGATAATCACACTGATGAGCAATTCAAATTGAACGTACAAAAATTCAAAACTGAATTAGATAAAGGACTTTTCTTTGAAAGCAACATACCTCAAGGTTTTGGGTTAGGAAGTTCAGGAGCATTAGTGGCCGCTATATTTTTAAGATATCTGGATAAAGCAGGTGACTTTAAGGATGAATTGAAAGTATTAACCAAAGAGAAAATCAAGCACTTAAAAGCTACACTAGGTGGCTTAGAAGGATATTTTCATGGCACGAGCTCTGGAATTGATCCATTAAGTATTTTGATCAATGAGCCACTTTTAGTTAAATCAAACTTTGAAATTGTTCCGGTTAAGGTACCAACCTACAAGCCCGAAGGAAAACATGTAGTGTTTTTACTAAATACAGGATTGTCTAGAAATACAGACAAATTAGTTGGTCAATTTAAAGCAAGTGCATCTACTGCTGAATTCAAGAATAAATTAGAGTGTCAATTAACTCCATATACAAATGACGGTATTAACAACTTTTTAAATGCTAATACTGATGAATTGTATTTGAATTTATACAATCTGGTAAAATTTCAGCACGGTGAAATGAATTACTTAATTCCTGAAAAATATCTAGATACTGTATCAAACGGACTAGATTCAGGAGATTATTTTTTAAAAATATGTGGAGCCGGTGGTGGCGGATACATGTTAGGTTTTACTCAAAATTGGGAATCAACTCAAGAACAACTACAAGGTGAAGATCTTGAGGTTTTATATAGATTTTAA
- a CDS encoding polyprenyl synthetase family protein: MTAIATSLQEQKEAIEKFLETKALETFPENLYDAVHHIMTLDGKRLRPMMVLMSAQGFNVPQEKAMAAAISIEVFHNFTLVHDDIMDKAKLRRGKITVHEKFGVDKAIVTGDAMLPHAVSLLIQDNADKAGELLNCFNKMGKEVMEGQQFDMEFETRNDVSVDEYMNMIRLKTSVLFGAACEIGAIIGGASEADKRALYDFGLYSGLAFQIMDDYLDTFGDESFGKKIGGDILLNKKSFLLVNAMQKANDEQRKRIFDLFEEKDENTKIKAFQDLYHEMGIPQIALDTMEELHDKSVNAVKSTSLDDENKERIIHLGEVMLRRTK, encoded by the coding sequence ATGACAGCAATCGCAACAAGTTTACAGGAACAAAAAGAAGCAATTGAGAAGTTTTTAGAAACCAAAGCGTTGGAAACTTTTCCAGAGAATTTATATGATGCTGTTCATCATATCATGACCTTAGACGGAAAACGTCTGCGTCCTATGATGGTATTGATGAGTGCTCAAGGATTCAATGTTCCTCAAGAAAAAGCTATGGCTGCTGCCATTTCTATTGAAGTATTTCACAACTTCACTTTGGTTCATGATGATATTATGGACAAAGCCAAATTGAGAAGAGGAAAAATAACAGTTCACGAAAAATTTGGTGTAGACAAGGCTATCGTAACCGGAGATGCCATGCTTCCTCATGCGGTAAGTCTATTAATTCAAGATAATGCTGATAAAGCCGGAGAATTATTGAATTGCTTCAACAAAATGGGAAAAGAAGTAATGGAAGGTCAGCAATTTGACATGGAATTTGAAACCAGAAATGATGTTTCAGTTGATGAATACATGAATATGATTCGTCTTAAGACATCTGTTTTATTTGGTGCTGCTTGTGAAATTGGAGCTATCATAGGAGGTGCATCTGAAGCTGACAAAAGAGCTTTGTATGACTTTGGTTTATATTCTGGATTAGCATTCCAAATTATGGATGATTATTTGGATACTTTCGGAGATGAATCATTTGGTAAAAAGATTGGTGGAGACATCCTTTTAAATAAAAAGTCTTTCTTATTGGTTAATGCTATGCAAAAGGCCAATGACGAACAAAGAAAAAGAATTTTTGACTTGTTCGAAGAGAAGGATGAAAACACTAAAATTAAAGCTTTCCAGGATTTGTATCACGAAATGGGAATACCTCAAATTGCATTGGATACAATGGAAGAATTGCACGATAAATCTGTCAATGCAGTAAAATCTACTTCATTAGATGATGAAAACAAAGAACGTATCATTCATCTTGGAGAAGTAATGCTTAGAAGAACCAAATAA
- a CDS encoding terpene cyclase/mutase family protein: MSSADQTTQTKINFAEKDKTYFWNCWKFETKNGQQRWYFDLPTELKDIVKSEADWDKAEAKDFLKHFDEAYIFDKSVNPNSADQVLRWLRAEEVDPHKLIDIDENASLKERVRTSLLNGFSYYETLQEPDGNWAGDYGGPLFLIPGLIIASYITDSPFEKPMQVLMKRNLWNHQNEDGGWGLHIEGESIMFGTIMQYITLRLLGEDLSNPDMQRAQKWILDNGGAVNVPMWGKFYLSVLNVYEWKGNDALLPEMWKFPKWVPFHPGKYWCHDRMIFLPMSYCYGNKVKMEENDLIREIRTEIYTEDYDKINWKKARKQACEKDIFHPVNKWYKRLSKITNGYEKIHLKGLRRKSLKYVRDYIDHEDIHTRYINIGPVNQAINSICVWHMHGKDSEEFKQHVYRWQDYLWIAEDGAKMGGYNGSQLWDTSFAGQALLEANMEDDFPEMAEKIYHFIDITQIDRDPKDHKKYWRDVTLGCWPFSTIDHAWAVTDCTSEGMKTALLYNNKPHVNKANVIDENRLKPAIDWLLFMQNDDGGWASYEKKRAPQWIEVLNPAMLFENIMVEVTYTECSSATMQGLKEFSQNHDYRKADIQKALAKGTEFIKKKQSEDGSWYGCWGVCFTYGTWFGIEGLLCGGLEGYENGNPSKEIKDACEFLMSKQNEDGSWGESFESCVNHCYIQHEDGQIINTGWALLGLMKAKYPDKQAIEKGVEFLMSRQWENGDFPQEGISGVFNGNCMETYTSYRNVFPLWALARYYQYYAD, translated from the coding sequence ATGAGTTCAGCAGATCAAACTACCCAAACTAAAATCAACTTTGCTGAAAAGGACAAAACCTATTTCTGGAATTGCTGGAAATTTGAGACTAAAAATGGACAGCAAAGATGGTACTTTGATCTACCTACTGAACTTAAGGATATTGTAAAATCTGAAGCAGACTGGGATAAAGCTGAAGCAAAAGATTTTCTTAAACACTTTGATGAAGCCTACATATTTGATAAATCTGTTAATCCTAACAGTGCAGATCAAGTATTACGTTGGTTAAGAGCTGAAGAAGTTGATCCTCATAAATTAATTGATATAGATGAAAATGCTTCTCTTAAAGAAAGAGTAAGAACATCTTTGTTAAACGGATTTTCATATTACGAAACACTGCAAGAGCCTGATGGTAACTGGGCAGGAGATTATGGCGGGCCTCTTTTTCTAATTCCTGGTTTAATTATCGCTTCTTATATCACAGATTCACCTTTTGAAAAGCCTATGCAGGTTTTAATGAAGCGAAATTTGTGGAACCATCAAAATGAAGATGGTGGATGGGGATTACACATTGAAGGAGAATCAATCATGTTTGGAACAATCATGCAGTACATAACACTGCGATTGTTAGGCGAAGATTTGAGTAATCCTGATATGCAGAGAGCGCAAAAATGGATTTTAGATAATGGTGGTGCCGTAAATGTTCCAATGTGGGGTAAATTCTATTTATCAGTTTTAAATGTTTACGAATGGAAAGGAAATGATGCCCTGCTTCCTGAAATGTGGAAGTTTCCTAAATGGGTTCCTTTTCATCCAGGAAAGTACTGGTGCCATGATAGGATGATCTTTTTACCAATGTCTTATTGCTATGGTAACAAAGTAAAAATGGAAGAAAATGATTTGATCAGAGAAATCAGAACTGAAATTTATACTGAGGACTACGATAAAATCAATTGGAAAAAGGCTAGAAAACAGGCTTGCGAAAAAGACATTTTTCATCCCGTAAACAAATGGTACAAGCGCTTAAGCAAGATTACCAACGGTTATGAAAAAATCCATCTAAAAGGACTTAGAAGAAAATCATTGAAATATGTTCGCGATTATATAGATCACGAAGACATTCATACAAGATATATCAATATTGGACCGGTGAATCAAGCCATCAATTCAATTTGTGTTTGGCACATGCACGGTAAGGATTCTGAAGAATTCAAACAACACGTTTATCGTTGGCAGGATTATTTGTGGATTGCAGAAGATGGAGCTAAAATGGGAGGATACAATGGTTCTCAGTTATGGGATACTTCATTTGCCGGACAGGCTTTACTTGAAGCCAATATGGAAGATGATTTCCCTGAAATGGCTGAGAAAATCTACCATTTTATTGATATCACCCAAATTGATAGAGATCCTAAAGACCACAAAAAATACTGGAGAGATGTTACATTAGGATGTTGGCCATTTTCAACTATTGATCACGCCTGGGCTGTAACAGATTGTACCTCTGAAGGAATGAAGACTGCCCTACTCTATAATAACAAGCCTCATGTAAACAAGGCTAATGTTATAGATGAAAACAGACTAAAACCTGCGATAGATTGGTTGCTTTTTATGCAAAATGACGACGGTGGTTGGGCTTCATATGAAAAGAAACGTGCTCCTCAATGGATTGAAGTATTAAATCCTGCCATGCTATTTGAAAACATCATGGTTGAAGTTACTTATACCGAGTGTTCTTCTGCTACCATGCAAGGATTAAAGGAGTTTTCTCAGAATCATGACTATAGAAAAGCTGATATTCAAAAAGCCTTAGCCAAAGGAACTGAGTTTATAAAAAAGAAACAAAGTGAAGACGGATCATGGTACGGTTGCTGGGGAGTTTGCTTTACTTATGGAACCTGGTTCGGGATTGAAGGGCTATTATGTGGTGGATTAGAAGGATATGAAAACGGAAATCCTTCAAAAGAAATTAAAGATGCTTGTGAGTTTTTAATGAGCAAGCAAAACGAAGACGGAAGTTGGGGTGAATCTTTTGAGAGCTGTGTAAACCATTGCTATATTCAACATGAAGATGGTCAGATCATTAATACTGGCTGGGCATTATTGGGATTAATGAAGGCAAAATATCCTGACAAGCAAGCCATTGAAAAAGGAGTTGAATTCTTGATGTCTCGTCAATGGGAAAATGGAGACTTTCCTCAAGAAGGTATCTCTGGAGTATTCAATGGAAACTGCATGGAAACCTATACGTCATATAGAAACGTATTTCCACTGTGGGCGCTAGCCAGATACTATCAGTACTATGCTGATTAA
- a CDS encoding CYTH domain-containing protein — protein MPLEIEHKYLINQEEWSKVTPDQSIHIQQAFIFSTVEKSVRVRIYGEQGFLTIKGKTMGATRKEFEYEIPKTEAQELINDFGENLIEKIRYIVTINDNCWEVDEFLGANKGLFVAEIELSNESENYSKPSWLGIEVTEDPKYLNVNLAKNPFSKW, from the coding sequence ATGCCTTTAGAAATTGAACACAAATATCTGATCAATCAAGAAGAATGGAGTAAAGTCACTCCTGATCAATCAATACATATACAACAGGCTTTTATCTTTTCAACAGTTGAAAAATCAGTACGTGTAAGAATTTATGGAGAACAAGGTTTTTTGACCATAAAGGGCAAAACCATGGGCGCTACAAGAAAAGAATTTGAATATGAAATTCCGAAAACAGAGGCTCAAGAACTAATCAATGACTTTGGAGAGAATCTCATTGAAAAAATCAGATATATAGTAACTATCAATGATAATTGCTGGGAAGTAGATGAATTTTTAGGAGCTAACAAAGGTTTATTTGTTGCAGAAATTGAATTGTCCAATGAATCTGAAAACTACAGTAAACCTTCTTGGCTAGGAATAGAAGTCACCGAGGATCCGAAATATCTCAACGTTAATTTGGCTAAAAATCCTTTCAGTAAATGGTGA
- a CDS encoding SiaC family regulatory phosphoprotein, translating into MNEFKLNATDNTPHIEGSKIDGIISIRGICKPEDSVTFFRPFLNWLSIFKMVELKHIRLYVDLKYVNTSSGMILFKTLSGLKSHFSDRLFEVYWEYDQDDEDMRLVGEDFKYMLGDIIKVKVKRKAL; encoded by the coding sequence ATGAACGAATTCAAACTTAACGCTACTGATAACACACCGCACATTGAGGGTAGCAAAATTGATGGGATCATATCTATCCGGGGAATATGTAAGCCAGAAGATAGTGTGACATTTTTCAGACCATTTTTAAATTGGTTATCCATTTTTAAAATGGTTGAGCTCAAACATATCAGATTATATGTTGATTTAAAATACGTAAACACCAGTTCAGGAATGATACTTTTTAAAACCTTGTCTGGTTTAAAAAGTCATTTTTCAGATAGACTTTTTGAAGTTTATTGGGAATATGATCAGGATGATGAGGACATGAGGTTAGTAGGAGAGGACTTTAAATACATGTTGGGAGACATTATCAAGGTCAAAGTAAAACGTAAAGCTTTGTAA
- a CDS encoding methyltransferase domain-containing protein, giving the protein MEKDFWEDKWANGNTGWDIGYISTPIKEYVDQIANKEIRILIPGAGNAYEAEYLHHQGFSNVTVIDISEGAVNSFMERYPDFPRNHVLHKDFFEHSGEYDLIIEQTFFCAIHPEMRNMYCKKMDELLHREGKLVGLLFDFPLVDGPPFGGCKDEYVDRFTNHFSSIKIEPCRNSIEPRKGREFWVEIAK; this is encoded by the coding sequence ATGGAAAAGGATTTCTGGGAAGATAAATGGGCAAATGGAAATACAGGCTGGGATATTGGCTATATAAGTACACCCATTAAGGAATATGTTGATCAAATTGCAAACAAAGAAATTAGAATTCTAATTCCCGGAGCAGGAAATGCATACGAAGCTGAGTACCTACACCATCAAGGATTCAGCAATGTAACTGTCATTGATATATCAGAAGGTGCAGTAAATTCTTTTATGGAGCGTTATCCTGATTTTCCTAGAAATCATGTCTTACACAAGGACTTTTTTGAGCATAGTGGTGAGTATGATTTAATTATTGAACAAACATTTTTCTGTGCCATTCATCCTGAGATGCGAAATATGTATTGTAAAAAGATGGATGAACTTTTGCATAGAGAAGGTAAATTGGTTGGTTTGTTATTTGATTTTCCACTTGTAGATGGTCCACCTTTTGGGGGATGCAAAGATGAATATGTTGACAGGTTCACAAATCATTTTTCATCCATTAAAATTGAGCCTTGTCGTAATTCTATTGAGCCAAGAAAAGGAAGAGAGTTTTGGGTAGAAATAGCTAAATAA
- the rlmD gene encoding 23S rRNA (uracil(1939)-C(5))-methyltransferase RlmD, whose product MKRGDIIEVEITDYAFGGKGIAKQQTEQGQYVIFVENTYPGQVVEARIAKKRKKHAECKLLRVIKDSPIAVDLGYQPISGAPYIKLPVDVQHKLKQESTLQQYKRIGDIQDVEDKFESYIASPADFNYRNKMEYSFSSIRQDLESGEEVDDAFALGFKTRGTWWKVENLDKESGLFDKDFENKLHEIREFLATTNLPAWHPPQKKGFFRHLVVRKSFDQDQLLINLVTSSQGLKKFDRKAFADFMQNLLGKRLAGLQHTINDDVSDRAKIENGNNELLFGETVVLEKLLGLNFEISMESFFQTNPKSAERLYAKAIEYAQENFDLSNQYLMDLFCGTGTIGQIMASKIEGVKVVGVDIVPEAIEDAKRNAKRNKIGNLDFYAADVGKFLNEYPNFTGKIHTIILDPPRAGIAPKTLKKVMAIGAKQIVYISCNPATQARDAKEMDMEGYKLKKLSLVDQFPHTSHIEAVALFIKE is encoded by the coding sequence TTGAAAAGAGGAGATATCATAGAAGTAGAAATTACCGATTACGCCTTTGGTGGTAAAGGAATTGCTAAACAACAAACTGAACAAGGTCAGTATGTGATTTTTGTTGAAAATACCTATCCGGGTCAAGTAGTTGAGGCCAGAATCGCCAAAAAGCGCAAAAAACATGCTGAATGTAAATTGTTGAGAGTAATCAAAGATTCTCCAATTGCGGTAGATTTAGGATATCAACCAATTTCCGGTGCTCCGTATATCAAATTACCGGTGGATGTTCAGCATAAATTAAAGCAAGAATCCACACTTCAGCAATACAAGAGAATTGGAGATATTCAAGACGTTGAAGACAAATTTGAATCATATATTGCTTCACCAGCTGATTTTAATTATCGTAATAAAATGGAGTATTCTTTCTCTAGTATTCGTCAGGATTTAGAGAGTGGAGAAGAAGTAGATGATGCTTTTGCTTTAGGATTTAAGACAAGAGGAACCTGGTGGAAAGTGGAAAATCTGGATAAGGAAAGTGGATTATTTGACAAAGATTTTGAGAATAAACTGCACGAGATACGAGAATTTCTGGCCACTACAAATTTACCTGCCTGGCACCCTCCTCAGAAAAAGGGATTTTTTAGGCATCTGGTAGTAAGAAAATCATTTGATCAGGACCAATTGTTGATCAATCTAGTGACCTCTTCACAAGGGTTAAAAAAGTTTGACAGAAAAGCATTTGCAGACTTTATGCAAAACCTTTTAGGAAAGAGACTGGCAGGTTTACAGCATACCATCAATGATGATGTTTCAGACAGAGCAAAGATTGAAAATGGTAATAATGAATTGCTATTTGGTGAAACTGTTGTATTAGAGAAATTGTTGGGGTTGAACTTTGAGATTAGTATGGAGAGCTTTTTTCAAACCAATCCTAAAAGTGCAGAAAGACTTTATGCTAAAGCCATTGAGTACGCGCAGGAGAATTTTGATTTAAGTAATCAATACTTGATGGATTTGTTTTGTGGTACCGGAACAATAGGTCAAATTATGGCCTCTAAAATAGAAGGAGTTAAAGTTGTTGGAGTGGATATAGTACCTGAAGCAATAGAAGATGCTAAACGAAATGCTAAGCGTAATAAAATTGGAAATCTGGATTTTTATGCGGCTGATGTAGGAAAGTTTTTGAATGAATATCCAAATTTCACAGGAAAGATTCACACTATTATTTTGGATCCTCCGAGAGCGGGGATTGCTCCCAAAACACTAAAGAAAGTAATGGCTATAGGTGCTAAGCAAATAGTGTACATTTCATGTAATCCGGCAACACAAGCAAGAGATGCAAAAGAAATGGATATGGAAGGTTATAAGTTAAAAAAACTGTCCTTAGTTGATCAATTTCCTCACACTTCTCACATTGAAGCTGTAGCGCTTTTTATCAAGGAATAA
- a CDS encoding CocE/NonD family hydrolase: MKNLRLLFLAPLWTILVFIGNSCSSESENSSYKTFTKEDYSKKEVYIEMRDGAKLFTTIYSPKDKDQDYPVIIKRTPYSCNPYGADTMPEKISHNPKLVESGYIFVVQDVRGRWNSEGVFENVKPPYSLWDSTATDELTDSYDTYDWLVENLENFNGNIGQYGNSYPGWTTLIGARTNHPNLKAVMAMAPVTNFFYEDFYRYGLCGMNYIPVMNAFGTYKDEPTTESWYDMKDSIYGLDQVEEGESVPYYEFFRERLALTNFEDIMGDNFFWKEIKAHPNYDEYQDKRNWLNYIKEPMSPQIMIVGGWHDEQNLFGILNSYKSLVESNPDAQLVVGPWSHGHNKNRDSLYCLGDICFGTDISKNFQEGIEFDYWEYHLKGKGEAPNFSVRLFDTGILVWKEFEEFPPTSNEEITYFLSNDGSLSSELTHQEGFKEFVSDPLNPVPFLEEDNFYRMAPKSYMTADQRFLANRKDVLSFTSDVLEEDLTVNGEVKALINFASSMEDADVYVKLIDVYPDVRSNKEHDLEDVDYSGYQRLIRLGYIRARFRNGFVTPERLVAGEKTSIQVPLLEVFHTFKKGHRIMIQVQSSMFPLFDMNPQNWKDNIFEATKEDFKSSVHKVYNDSKIILPINN, translated from the coding sequence ATGAAAAATTTAAGGCTACTATTTCTTGCTCCATTATGGACAATCCTAGTATTTATAGGCAATTCATGTAGTAGTGAATCTGAGAATTCCTCTTATAAAACATTTACAAAAGAGGACTATTCAAAGAAAGAAGTTTACATTGAAATGAGAGATGGAGCCAAATTATTCACGACCATCTATTCGCCAAAAGATAAAGATCAAGATTATCCCGTGATCATTAAAAGAACTCCTTATAGCTGTAATCCCTATGGCGCAGATACAATGCCGGAAAAGATCTCTCACAATCCTAAACTAGTTGAATCCGGATATATTTTTGTTGTGCAGGATGTAAGAGGAAGATGGAACAGTGAAGGTGTATTTGAAAATGTAAAACCACCCTATTCCCTTTGGGATTCAACAGCAACAGATGAGTTGACAGATAGCTATGACACTTATGATTGGTTGGTAGAAAATCTTGAAAACTTCAATGGAAATATTGGACAATATGGGAATTCGTATCCTGGATGGACCACCTTGATTGGAGCCAGAACTAATCATCCAAACCTAAAAGCCGTAATGGCAATGGCTCCAGTTACCAACTTTTTTTATGAAGATTTTTACAGATATGGATTGTGCGGGATGAATTATATCCCAGTGATGAATGCGTTTGGAACCTATAAAGATGAACCTACCACAGAAAGCTGGTATGATATGAAAGATTCAATTTATGGTTTAGATCAGGTTGAAGAAGGAGAATCAGTTCCATATTACGAGTTTTTTAGGGAAAGACTTGCGCTTACCAATTTTGAAGACATTATGGGTGACAACTTTTTTTGGAAGGAAATTAAGGCTCATCCTAATTATGATGAATATCAAGACAAAAGAAATTGGTTGAATTACATTAAAGAACCCATGTCGCCTCAAATTATGATAGTAGGTGGTTGGCATGATGAACAAAATTTATTTGGAATACTTAATTCCTACAAATCGCTCGTAGAATCTAATCCTGACGCGCAGCTGGTGGTAGGTCCCTGGTCACATGGACACAATAAGAACAGAGATTCATTGTATTGCTTAGGAGATATTTGTTTTGGGACAGATATTTCAAAGAACTTTCAAGAAGGAATTGAATTTGATTATTGGGAGTATCACTTAAAAGGAAAAGGAGAAGCTCCGAATTTTAGTGTGAGATTATTTGATACGGGAATATTAGTTTGGAAAGAATTTGAAGAATTTCCTCCTACTTCAAACGAAGAAATCACCTACTTTTTGTCAAATGATGGGAGCTTAAGTTCTGAATTGACGCATCAAGAAGGATTCAAAGAATTTGTTTCAGACCCATTGAATCCTGTTCCGTTTTTAGAAGAAGATAATTTTTACCGAATGGCACCCAAGTCATACATGACAGCTGATCAAAGATTCTTAGCGAACCGTAAAGATGTTTTATCGTTTACATCTGATGTATTAGAAGAGGACTTGACAGTTAATGGCGAAGTGAAGGCATTGATAAACTTTGCTTCTAGTATGGAAGATGCAGATGTGTACGTTAAATTAATAGATGTTTATCCGGATGTAAGAAGTAATAAAGAACATGATTTAGAAGATGTAGATTACAGTGGGTATCAAAGATTGATTCGACTTGGTTACATTAGAGCAAGATTTAGAAATGGATTTGTTACTCCTGAGCGTTTGGTTGCAGGTGAAAAAACTTCTATTCAAGTACCTTTATTAGAGGTGTTTCATACCTTTAAAAAAGGTCACCGAATTATGATACAGGTGCAAAGTAGCATGTTTCCATTATTTGACATGAATCCACAAAATTGGAAAGACAATATTTTTGAAGCAACGAAAGAAGACTTTAAATCGTCTGTCCACAAAGTTTATAATGACAGTAAAATCATTTTACCAATAAATAATTAA
- a CDS encoding LytR/AlgR family response regulator transcription factor: MKTIIVDDERLAREELKGLLSEYEDIEVIGEYKNAIEAKEAIERDQPDLVFMDIQMPGETGLQLLEKMQNPPRTIFVTAYDEYAIKAFELNAYDYLMKPIDPERLSEVHSRLMEENRLPESVENASVLKEGDKVLIKDGDKVWFINVNDIRYFESEGNYVKVKFDSFRPLILRSLNSLEERMDERLFFRANRKFLVNLNHIVNVESWFNGGLQIELSCGTKIEISRRQTIKFKDRFSL, translated from the coding sequence ATGAAAACGATAATAGTAGATGATGAACGTTTAGCAAGAGAAGAATTAAAAGGTCTTTTGTCTGAATATGAAGATATTGAAGTGATAGGTGAGTATAAGAATGCTATTGAAGCCAAAGAAGCCATTGAACGCGATCAGCCGGATTTGGTTTTTATGGATATTCAAATGCCGGGTGAAACAGGACTTCAGTTATTGGAGAAGATGCAAAATCCTCCAAGAACCATCTTCGTTACAGCATATGATGAATATGCAATAAAAGCTTTTGAGCTAAATGCCTATGATTATCTAATGAAACCGATTGACCCCGAGAGATTATCTGAGGTTCATAGCAGGTTAATGGAAGAAAACAGATTGCCTGAGTCTGTTGAAAATGCCTCTGTTTTAAAAGAGGGTGATAAAGTTCTAATCAAGGATGGAGACAAAGTTTGGTTTATAAACGTAAATGATATCCGTTATTTTGAATCCGAAGGAAATTACGTGAAAGTTAAGTTTGATAGCTTTCGACCTTTAATCTTAAGATCTTTGAATAGTCTGGAAGAAAGAATGGATGAGAGATTGTTTTTCCGTGCAAACAGAAAATTCCTAGTGAATTTAAATCACATTGTAAATGTTGAAAGTTGGTTCAATGGTGGCTTACAAATTGAGCTGAGTTGCGGAACCAAAATCGAAATTTCAAGAAGACAGACAATAAAATTCAAAGACCGTTTTAGCCTTTAA
- a CDS encoding sensor histidine kinase: MERKALFYWIAQIIGWSAYFIFSMILLFNTDEFIATTNLYIYISSSIAVSILISHSIRYFIIRYNMVAKSLFVIILWTLVMSLLAAILLELFQYYITEVIEVDFVNDVAVSDDQSFDWANFTFAVFRSILLFLLWTGFYLSFIFIEKSRNQEIQRLKLDASANEIELKNLRAQLNPHFLFNSLNSIRALVGLDPEQAKVAITRLSSLLRNSINLGKHSIVKLEDELELVKNYLELEKIRFEERLKIDYKIDENCMSCEVPPLMLQTIIENSIKHGISKSIDGGEITVVGKCTDNSLVLTVSNPGTLNDNLAENGVGVANTKKRLEILYGENGSFNIEERDGMVYATIKIDYR; encoded by the coding sequence ATGGAAAGAAAAGCTCTTTTTTATTGGATAGCGCAGATTATTGGTTGGAGTGCATACTTCATTTTTTCAATGATTCTGCTATTTAATACGGATGAGTTTATAGCAACCACCAATCTTTACATTTACATTTCATCATCCATTGCGGTTTCTATTCTGATTTCACATTCAATCAGGTATTTTATAATTAGGTACAATATGGTGGCCAAATCACTTTTTGTGATTATCCTTTGGACACTGGTAATGTCTTTGTTGGCGGCTATTTTATTAGAATTATTTCAATATTATATTACAGAGGTGATAGAAGTAGATTTTGTTAATGACGTTGCAGTGAGTGATGATCAAAGTTTTGATTGGGCCAACTTTACTTTTGCTGTTTTTAGATCAATTCTACTATTCTTACTGTGGACAGGATTTTATCTTTCATTCATTTTTATTGAGAAATCCAGAAATCAGGAAATTCAAAGATTAAAATTGGATGCCTCTGCCAATGAAATTGAATTGAAAAATTTAAGAGCCCAATTAAATCCTCATTTTTTGTTTAATTCATTGAATTCAATTCGTGCACTTGTTGGCTTAGATCCAGAACAAGCAAAAGTGGCCATAACGAGATTATCAAGCCTGCTTCGCAACTCAATTAATTTAGGAAAACATTCAATTGTTAAGCTGGAAGATGAATTAGAATTGGTTAAGAATTATTTGGAGCTTGAGAAAATTCGTTTTGAAGAGCGTTTAAAAATAGATTACAAGATTGATGAAAACTGTATGTCTTGTGAAGTACCGCCATTAATGTTGCAAACAATTATTGAAAACTCAATTAAGCATGGGATTTCTAAATCAATAGACGGCGGTGAAATAACTGTTGTAGGAAAGTGTACAGACAATTCACTTGTGCTTACAGTATCTAACCCTGGTACATTGAATGATAATTTGGCAGAAAATGGTGTTGGAGTGGCTAACACAAAAAAAAGACTAGAGATATTATATGGCGAGAATGGATCATTCAACATTGAAGAAAGAGATGGAATGGTGTACGCTACGATAAAAATTGACTATAGATGA